One window of the Janthinobacterium sp. PAMC25594 genome contains the following:
- a CDS encoding tartrate dehydrogenase yields the protein MPAHRIAVIAGDGIGNEVMPEGLRVVEAAARRFNIDLQFTTMEWANCDYYLEHGQMMPSDWFAQLKDFDAIYFGAVGWPDKVPDHISLWGSLLKFRREFDEYVNLRPVRLMPGVPCPLANKKPGDIDFYVVRENTEGEYSSVGGRMFEGTERETVLQESVFTRKGVDRILKYAFELAQSRPKKHLTSATKSNGIAISMPFWDERVEAMAPAFPDVHWDKYHIDILAARFVLNPERFDVVVASNLFGDILSDLGPACTGTIAIAPSANINPERTFPSVFEPVHGSAPDIDGQNIANPIGMIWSGAMMLDFLGNGDARYTAAHDAILRAIEQVLEHGPRTPDMGGGASTTEVGMAVAELLK from the coding sequence ATGCCCGCACACAGAATCGCAGTCATCGCCGGCGACGGCATAGGCAATGAAGTCATGCCGGAAGGGCTGCGTGTTGTCGAGGCCGCCGCGCGCCGCTTCAATATCGACTTGCAGTTCACGACCATGGAGTGGGCGAATTGCGACTATTACCTGGAGCATGGCCAGATGATGCCCTCGGACTGGTTTGCCCAGCTCAAGGATTTCGACGCCATCTATTTTGGCGCCGTGGGTTGGCCGGACAAGGTGCCTGACCATATCTCGCTGTGGGGGTCGTTACTCAAATTTCGGCGCGAGTTCGACGAATACGTCAACCTGCGTCCTGTGCGGCTGATGCCGGGCGTGCCGTGTCCGCTGGCGAACAAGAAGCCGGGTGATATCGACTTTTATGTGGTGCGTGAAAATACGGAAGGGGAATATTCGTCCGTGGGCGGGCGCATGTTCGAGGGGACGGAGCGCGAAACGGTGCTGCAGGAGTCGGTCTTTACGCGCAAGGGCGTCGACCGTATCCTCAAGTATGCGTTTGAGCTGGCGCAAAGCCGGCCTAAAAAACACCTGACCTCGGCGACCAAATCGAATGGCATTGCGATCAGCATGCCATTCTGGGATGAGCGGGTCGAAGCGATGGCGCCAGCGTTCCCCGATGTGCACTGGGACAAATACCACATCGACATCCTGGCGGCGCGCTTTGTATTGAACCCTGAGCGCTTCGACGTAGTGGTGGCGTCGAACCTGTTTGGCGACATCCTGTCCGATCTGGGTCCCGCCTGCACGGGAACGATTGCCATCGCGCCATCGGCGAATATCAATCCGGAGCGCACTTTCCCGTCAGTATTTGAGCCAGTGCACGGTTCCGCCCCCGATATCGATGGCCAGAATATCGCCAACCCGATAGGCATGATCTGGTCGGGCGCCATGATGCTGGACTTTCTCGGTAATGGCGACGCCCGGTACACGGCCGCACATGACGCGATTTTGCGCGCCATCGAGCAGGTGCTCGAGCATGGTCCGCGCACGCCTGACATGGGCGGGGGCGCCAGTACGACCGAGGTGGGCATGGCGGTTGCCGAATTGCTGAAATAA